A region of Mesorhizobium australicum DNA encodes the following proteins:
- a CDS encoding PIN domain-containing protein, with protein sequence MALEPVIAVCDACVLYPFHQRNILIQASVDGLFDARWTEEIHDEWVRNLIANVPAIPLARLQATRRLMEFALPEALVGGFHHHVDSIALPDPNDRHVVAAAIEANASHILTWNLRDFPVKAIEKHGLVRATPDAFLADLYDQASDLLVWSLANARCNLAKSNVSAQDFLALLKGQRLTKLEKILQRHKSDL encoded by the coding sequence ATGGCGCTTGAACCCGTAATCGCCGTTTGCGACGCCTGCGTTCTCTACCCTTTTCATCAGCGCAACATCCTCATACAGGCCTCTGTAGATGGCCTCTTTGACGCTCGGTGGACAGAAGAGATTCACGATGAATGGGTGCGCAATCTGATCGCCAACGTTCCGGCGATCCCGCTTGCGCGGCTTCAGGCCACGCGGCGTCTGATGGAGTTTGCTCTGCCGGAGGCACTTGTCGGCGGGTTTCATCATCATGTCGACAGCATTGCACTACCCGATCCCAATGACCGCCACGTCGTAGCGGCCGCCATCGAAGCGAACGCCTCCCACATCCTTACTTGGAACCTGCGGGACTTTCCGGTGAAAGCGATCGAGAAACACGGATTAGTGCGAGCGACGCCCGATGCATTTCTTGCCGACCTCTATGACCAGGCCTCGGACCTCCTTGTGTGGTCGCTTGCCAATGCACGTTGCAATCTCGCGAAGTCAAATGTTTCGGCGCAGGACTTTCTCGCATTGCTCAAGGGCCAAAGGCTCACGAAACTCGAAAAGATCCTCCAGCGACACAAATCCGATCTGTGA
- a CDS encoding IS630 family transposase (programmed frameshift) produces MTRSLSCDLRGRVIAAIEDGISTREAARRFRIGISTAGAWYRRYRETGEMEARKPGQPSRSKLDAHEAFILGLIEEVPDITLAEIGERLVAERGVRAAPSTVWLFLDRRGITFKKKTAHASEQQRPDVLRRRMAWFDGQLDLDPERLIFIDETAASTKMARLRGRAPCGERCRAAVPHGHWKTTTFTAGLRLSGMAAPMLLDGPMNGLAFLAYAEQVLAPELRPGDIVVMDNLPAHRIGGVREVIEKVGARLLFLPPYSPDFNPIEMAFSKFKALLRKAAARTVDELWSVVADCLSAFTPEECRNYFEAAGYDPD; encoded by the exons ATGACGAGGAGCCTGAGCTGCGACCTTCGTGGTCGAGTGATTGCCGCGATCGAGGACGGGATTTCTACGCGCGAGGCGGCACGGCGCTTCCGGATCGGGATCTCGACGGCCGGGGCCTGGTATCGGCGCTACCGGGAGACCGGCGAGATGGAAGCGCGCAAGCCGGGCCAGCCGTCACGTTCAAAGCTCGATGCGCACGAGGCCTTCATTCTCGGCCTGATCGAGGAGGTGCCGGACATCACGCTGGCCGAGATCGGGGAGCGCCTTGTCGCCGAGCGCGGCGTGCGGGCGGCACCCTCGACGGTGTGGCTGTTCCTCGACCGGCGCGGCATCACGTTCA AAAAAAAGACGGCGCACGCCTCGGAGCAGCAGCGCCCCGATGTCCTGCGCCGCCGCATGGCCTGGTTCGACGGGCAGCTCGACCTCGACCCCGAGAGACTGATCTTCATCGACGAGACCGCCGCCTCCACGAAGATGGCCCGGCTGCGCGGCAGGGCGCCATGTGGCGAGCGATGCCGGGCGGCGGTTCCCCACGGCCATTGGAAGACCACCACCTTCACCGCCGGCCTGCGGCTGTCCGGCATGGCGGCGCCGATGCTGCTCGACGGTCCCATGAACGGTCTGGCATTCCTCGCCTATGCCGAGCAGGTTCTCGCGCCCGAGCTTCGCCCCGGAGACATCGTGGTCATGGACAATCTGCCAGCTCACAGGATCGGCGGCGTGCGCGAGGTCATCGAGAAGGTCGGAGCGCGGCTCCTGTTCCTGCCGCCATACTCGCCGGACTTCAATCCGATCGAGATGGCCTTCTCGAAGTTCAAGGCCCTGCTCCGAAAGGCAGCCGCCAGAACCGTCGACGAACTCTGGTCCGTCGTCGCCGACTGCCTCTCCGCCTTCACGCCAGAGGAATGCAGAAACTACTTCGAGGCAGCCGGATATGACCCGGATTAA
- a CDS encoding DUF5615 family PIN-like protein yields MRFLIDECLHTTLVAVAQNRGHECFHVNWLGLSGETDWDLMPRIVDENFTFVTNNARDFRKLYANEELHAGLVIIVPQLLPARQRDLFEAVLAELEPEGELVNEVIEITLDGDVAEMTRYSLPEVE; encoded by the coding sequence GTGAGGTTCTTGATCGATGAGTGCCTTCACACGACACTCGTGGCCGTGGCGCAGAACCGCGGCCACGAATGTTTTCATGTGAATTGGCTCGGGCTGAGCGGCGAGACTGATTGGGACTTAATGCCTCGCATCGTCGATGAGAATTTCACGTTCGTCACGAACAACGCGCGTGATTTCCGAAAGCTGTATGCGAACGAGGAATTGCATGCCGGTCTCGTGATCATCGTGCCGCAGCTGCTCCCGGCGCGCCAGCGCGACTTGTTTGAAGCGGTGCTCGCCGAACTGGAACCAGAGGGGGAACTCGTCAACGAGGTCATAGAGATCACGCTGGATGGAGATGTTGCGGAAATGACCCGTTACAGTCTTCCTGAAGTGGAATAA
- a CDS encoding DUF433 domain-containing protein: MSAIHREYTPAEAAAVSGVAVKSVHNAIDKRIISKGAASSRGRALTDDDLLRLKLWYGVGSILSAERRKRLFEAIANDPATETVRADDYLIVDVARAREQLAERADALREAEDLIRSVKGILGGEPVFRGTRVPVRTIASMKAQGANVDEILGGYPALTSRMVDLAEIWTAAHPARGRPKKLSEQGFRVKDTKTVQLKRISDPKSHGGIS; the protein is encoded by the coding sequence ATGAGCGCCATTCATCGTGAATACACTCCTGCAGAGGCTGCCGCGGTCAGTGGGGTGGCGGTCAAGTCTGTTCACAACGCTATCGACAAGCGGATCATCTCAAAAGGCGCTGCGAGCTCCCGGGGAAGAGCGCTGACCGATGACGACCTCCTGCGGCTGAAGCTGTGGTATGGCGTCGGCTCAATCCTATCCGCCGAGCGACGGAAGCGTTTGTTCGAGGCTATTGCGAACGACCCCGCCACAGAGACGGTCCGTGCGGATGACTACCTGATCGTTGACGTAGCGCGGGCCAGGGAACAACTTGCTGAGCGTGCCGATGCCTTGCGCGAAGCTGAAGATCTCATTCGAAGTGTAAAGGGCATTCTCGGTGGCGAACCGGTTTTCCGGGGTACCCGCGTACCAGTCCGGACGATCGCGAGTATGAAAGCGCAAGGTGCAAACGTCGATGAGATACTCGGGGGCTATCCGGCGCTCACTTCTCGTATGGTCGACCTTGCGGAGATATGGACTGCGGCACATCCGGCTCGCGGACGCCCGAAAAAGCTGTCAGAGCAAGGTTTCAGGGTAAAGGACACAAAGACAGTCCAACTGAAGCGCATATCCGATCCGAAATCGCATGGCGGGATTTCGTGA
- a CDS encoding type IV secretory system conjugative DNA transfer family protein translates to MTGSLRVFYFGFCLTVAFAVWLLAYGLGLQLLYGDGRILQATITTNPFAPFQQLITYGDSGVLRVVALGALVPAAFVAAIVAYVGLRPNSSPLGDARFQTAMTLRRDGWFRRKGKILGRYRRQVLHVDDDRHHLIIGPTRSGKGACYVVPNALSHEGSMIVTDLKGEIFRSTAGYRKSKGSQVFLFAPGSERSHRYNPLDFIRSDRGDRTTDIQNIAAILVPEVTESENSIWQATAQQLIAGAISYINESVYYKGHRTLGEVTSFFNSDANLQAQMSLIKEREPYLSRFTMESFNAYIALSERAAASALLDIQKALRPFRNERVVAATSVTDMDLRALKRRPISIYLAPNVTDITLLRPLLALFVQQTLDTLMLEQTQRPLPVYFLLDEFRQLKKMSEITTKLPYVAGYNIKMAFVIQDLKNLDEIYGETSRHSLMGNCGYQLVFGANDQVTAEAVSKGLGKRTVRYKTESRTIELMGLHRRTKVEQLRERDLMMPQEVRQMPGDKMIILAEGQGPIFADKLRFFRTAPFREMERFSQTHVPDVPATEFLPSRPVPATTFRYSGEDADTVKAEGQKTETENNEKPRARKRLGTSNAHAGGREQEPSMSAVRRMSPRAASSRSATPGTLDADFAKAARRLKTLAKSTAKSGSRRGTPNNWGHIFDETVPDETEIAEAEAV, encoded by the coding sequence ATGACCGGGTCGCTCCGCGTCTTCTATTTCGGCTTTTGCCTGACCGTCGCTTTTGCCGTCTGGCTGTTGGCCTACGGTCTTGGTTTGCAGCTGCTCTATGGGGATGGGAGAATCCTGCAGGCGACGATCACGACGAATCCGTTTGCGCCATTCCAGCAGCTGATCACCTATGGCGACAGCGGCGTCCTGCGCGTTGTGGCGCTTGGCGCTCTGGTCCCTGCGGCTTTTGTCGCAGCGATCGTCGCTTATGTTGGCCTTCGACCGAATTCGAGCCCACTCGGCGACGCCCGATTCCAGACCGCGATGACACTCCGACGCGATGGATGGTTTAGGAGGAAGGGCAAAATCCTTGGCCGTTACAGGCGCCAGGTCCTTCATGTCGACGACGATCGGCATCACCTGATCATCGGACCGACCCGATCGGGGAAGGGGGCGTGCTACGTTGTCCCGAATGCGCTCTCGCATGAAGGCTCGATGATCGTCACCGACCTCAAGGGCGAGATTTTTCGCAGCACTGCCGGCTATCGCAAGTCGAAGGGTAGTCAGGTCTTCCTCTTTGCGCCGGGATCGGAAAGGTCGCATCGCTACAATCCGCTCGACTTCATTCGGTCTGACCGCGGAGACCGCACCACCGATATCCAGAACATCGCTGCGATTCTCGTTCCGGAAGTCACCGAATCCGAGAATTCGATCTGGCAGGCCACCGCCCAGCAGCTCATCGCGGGCGCTATCAGCTACATCAACGAAAGCGTCTACTACAAGGGTCATCGGACGCTCGGCGAGGTCACGTCCTTCTTCAACAGTGACGCAAACCTTCAGGCACAGATGAGCCTTATCAAGGAACGCGAGCCGTACCTGTCTCGCTTCACGATGGAGAGCTTCAACGCCTACATCGCCCTGTCTGAGCGCGCGGCGGCATCGGCGCTGCTCGACATCCAGAAGGCGCTACGGCCGTTCCGCAACGAGCGCGTCGTGGCAGCGACATCGGTGACCGACATGGACCTGCGTGCTTTGAAGCGTCGGCCGATCTCGATCTATCTCGCTCCCAACGTCACCGACATCACACTGCTACGACCGTTGCTCGCACTTTTCGTGCAGCAGACGCTGGATACGCTCATGCTCGAGCAGACGCAGCGACCGCTGCCCGTCTATTTCCTGCTCGACGAGTTCCGGCAGCTGAAGAAGATGAGCGAGATCACGACCAAGCTCCCCTATGTAGCCGGATACAATATCAAAATGGCTTTCGTGATCCAGGACCTGAAGAATTTGGACGAGATTTACGGCGAAACCTCTCGTCACTCTTTGATGGGCAATTGCGGGTACCAGCTCGTCTTCGGCGCCAACGACCAGGTGACGGCGGAAGCCGTTTCGAAAGGCCTCGGCAAGCGCACCGTCCGCTACAAGACCGAATCCCGCACAATCGAGCTGATGGGCCTACATCGCCGTACAAAGGTCGAGCAATTGAGAGAGCGTGACCTGATGATGCCGCAGGAGGTGCGGCAGATGCCGGGAGACAAAATGATCATCCTGGCCGAGGGGCAGGGGCCGATCTTCGCCGACAAGCTGCGGTTCTTCCGGACGGCGCCGTTCCGCGAGATGGAAAGGTTCTCTCAGACACATGTGCCGGACGTGCCGGCAACCGAGTTTCTGCCTTCGCGGCCGGTGCCTGCAACGACCTTCCGGTACTCAGGGGAAGACGCAGACACGGTCAAAGCCGAGGGGCAGAAGACCGAAACGGAGAACAACGAGAAACCACGTGCTCGAAAACGCTTGGGAACATCGAATGCTCATGCGGGCGGTCGCGAACAGGAGCCTTCGATGTCTGCTGTCCGGAGAATGTCGCCGCGAGCGGCCAGTTCCAGGAGCGCGACGCCCGGAACACTCGACGCGGACTTCGCCAAGGCCGCCCGCCGATTGAAAACACTCGCCAAATCCACGGCGAAATCCGGAAGTCGACGGGGTACGCCGAACAACTGGGGACACATATTCGACGAGACGGTACCCGACGAAACGGAAATCGCCGAGGCTGAGGCCGTCTGA
- the virB11 gene encoding P-type DNA transfer ATPase VirB11: MNVISTSFAAEQKHHFLNRALEPLRVFLDDSQVVEISINSPGHVYVERLASAHMEHYEIPELTADEIVNIGERVAATTNQFINRASPILSAALPTGERIQVVLPPAAANGGAVSIRKQVISNFTLDDYRDQGSLDQVTVAVGGLSETDHALIEQLSARDIYRFIRTAIINRVSILISGGTSSGKTTFLNACLKSVDPHERIITLEDTRELFPPQDNAVHLLASRGDQGTASVTIQSLLEASLRMRPDRLFVGEVRGSEAFAFLRAINTGHPGSMSTVHADTPLGAYEQLAMMVMQSGLSAAYPKADLISYIQSVIPIVIQLRREGGRRGVSEIFFARGRTEPA, encoded by the coding sequence GTGAACGTAATCTCGACTAGCTTTGCCGCCGAGCAGAAACACCACTTTTTGAACCGGGCGCTAGAACCCCTGCGCGTCTTCCTCGACGACAGCCAGGTCGTCGAGATCTCCATCAACTCGCCCGGTCATGTCTATGTCGAACGACTGGCCTCGGCCCACATGGAACACTATGAAATACCCGAGCTCACGGCCGACGAGATCGTCAATATCGGCGAGCGTGTGGCGGCCACGACCAATCAGTTCATCAACCGGGCGAGCCCTATCCTCAGCGCCGCCCTACCGACAGGAGAGCGGATACAGGTTGTCCTGCCACCCGCGGCAGCGAATGGTGGCGCCGTTTCGATTCGCAAGCAGGTCATCAGCAACTTCACGCTCGACGATTATCGCGATCAGGGATCGCTCGATCAGGTGACGGTCGCTGTCGGCGGCCTCAGCGAGACCGATCATGCCTTGATCGAGCAACTGTCTGCCAGGGACATCTACCGCTTCATTCGGACGGCGATCATCAATCGCGTCTCCATCCTGATCAGCGGCGGCACCTCAAGCGGCAAGACGACATTCCTCAATGCCTGCCTCAAATCGGTCGACCCGCACGAGCGGATCATCACGTTGGAGGATACACGGGAGCTGTTCCCGCCTCAGGACAACGCGGTGCACCTGCTCGCCTCTCGAGGCGACCAGGGAACCGCCAGCGTGACGATCCAGTCCTTGCTCGAAGCCTCTCTGCGCATGCGACCCGATCGGCTTTTCGTCGGAGAGGTCAGGGGTTCGGAGGCATTCGCGTTCCTGCGCGCCATCAATACCGGTCACCCGGGCTCCATGTCGACGGTCCATGCCGACACGCCGCTCGGAGCCTATGAGCAGCTTGCCATGATGGTTATGCAGTCCGGATTGTCAGCGGCCTACCCAAAAGCGGACCTGATCTCCTACATCCAGAGTGTCATCCCGATCGTGATCCAGCTGCGCAGGGAAGGGGGCCGGCGCGGCGTCTCGGAAATCTTCTTCGCGCGCGGACGGACGGAGCCGGCATGA
- the virB10 gene encoding type IV secretion system protein VirB10: MKRSPELEALADNDEPVVADNTVRRKQLVGGAVLVLLGLLAGYLVLAGRQPPVRDMLDGDEEFTTTTFRPPSFVRESEPEPDPPVPEVVQIPPPPPPPPPAEEPDTTEFEVPPPPVPGAPPPPEAIEAPADEFPERYRSRLVVVDNASSGGQGSLTDSNGEGLTVAGEDRSSKFLAAASSIGDRSARARKIERIDAVVPEGTLIAGILETAIVSDLPGQVRAIVSQDVYSFDGRRILIPTGTRLIGEYQSEITRGQTRIFVVWTRMLRDDGVSVRLNSIGADSLGRAGLTGRVDKKFRERFGAAILLSIVGAGASYLTGYGSEAAAGDSDDAQNAEELARETLAQTFADMANQALGDSLRIPPTISVSQGERIFVFVRQDLDFSAMYEDPVTEALREIRRERNLD; this comes from the coding sequence ATGAAGCGCTCCCCCGAACTCGAAGCGCTGGCCGACAATGACGAACCCGTCGTCGCCGACAACACCGTTCGCCGTAAGCAACTCGTCGGTGGCGCCGTTCTGGTCCTGCTCGGTCTCCTCGCCGGATATCTGGTTCTGGCCGGCAGGCAGCCACCCGTCCGCGACATGCTCGACGGGGACGAGGAGTTCACCACCACCACGTTTCGTCCGCCGTCCTTTGTACGCGAGAGCGAGCCGGAGCCGGACCCTCCGGTGCCGGAAGTCGTGCAGATTCCGCCGCCACCACCGCCGCCTCCTCCGGCCGAAGAGCCTGACACGACCGAGTTCGAGGTGCCACCGCCCCCTGTTCCCGGCGCGCCCCCGCCGCCGGAAGCGATCGAAGCGCCGGCTGACGAATTTCCCGAGCGCTACCGGTCGAGACTGGTGGTGGTCGACAATGCGTCCTCAGGCGGACAAGGCAGCTTGACCGATAGTAATGGAGAGGGGCTCACCGTCGCCGGTGAGGATCGCAGCAGCAAGTTTCTGGCCGCGGCATCCAGCATTGGTGACCGCAGCGCCAGAGCCCGGAAGATCGAACGAATCGATGCTGTTGTTCCGGAGGGCACGCTGATCGCCGGCATCCTCGAGACGGCCATCGTCAGCGACCTCCCGGGGCAGGTGAGGGCAATCGTCTCGCAGGACGTCTATTCTTTCGACGGCCGGCGCATTCTGATCCCCACCGGCACCCGTCTCATCGGAGAGTACCAGTCCGAGATCACGCGCGGTCAGACGCGGATCTTCGTGGTCTGGACCCGAATGCTGCGCGATGACGGCGTATCGGTCCGGCTGAACTCGATCGGCGCCGACAGCCTGGGCCGTGCCGGTCTGACCGGGCGAGTCGACAAGAAGTTCCGCGAGCGCTTCGGCGCTGCCATCCTCCTGTCGATCGTCGGCGCCGGCGCCAGCTACCTGACCGGTTACGGCAGCGAGGCCGCGGCCGGAGACAGCGACGATGCGCAGAACGCTGAGGAGCTCGCCCGTGAGACCCTCGCGCAGACCTTCGCCGACATGGCCAACCAGGCATTGGGAGATTCCTTGCGGATTCCACCGACGATCAGCGTCAGCCAGGGCGAGCGCATCTTCGTCTTCGTCCGCCAGGACCTCGACTTTTCCGCCATGTACGAGGATCCCGTCACCGAGGCGCTGAGGGAGATCCGTCGTGAACGTAATCTCGACTAG
- a CDS encoding TrbG/VirB9 family P-type conjugative transfer protein has translation MRGRCWTAALILYGALWPAMAAQTPKGGSLDARVTSVTYQENNVVQVFATYGISTMIIFDEDEKFETISLGDTESWQVVPAEKGNILFVKPIAKDVVTNMNVVTDKRIYYLELHDFAPEAGRKVFGIRFHYPEKNLNAALRQEAEQRAAWPNISGIDKANVNIDYSFSGDARLKPLMVFDDGNKTFFKFDRRVPAIFAVNSDFSETLRNFRREGEYIVVDGTATQFTLRDGDRWICIFNLRKPDFAAPDATILGPVEDDKAKRRRRSGN, from the coding sequence ATGAGGGGCCGCTGCTGGACGGCTGCTCTCATTCTGTACGGCGCGCTGTGGCCCGCGATGGCCGCGCAGACGCCGAAGGGCGGTTCCCTCGATGCACGAGTCACCAGCGTCACCTATCAGGAGAACAACGTCGTCCAGGTTTTTGCGACGTACGGCATTTCGACCATGATCATCTTCGACGAGGACGAGAAGTTCGAAACGATCTCGCTTGGCGACACGGAAAGCTGGCAGGTCGTGCCGGCCGAGAAAGGCAATATCCTTTTTGTGAAACCAATCGCGAAAGACGTCGTGACGAACATGAACGTCGTCACCGACAAGCGCATCTACTATCTCGAACTGCACGATTTCGCGCCCGAAGCCGGCCGCAAGGTCTTTGGAATCCGCTTTCACTATCCGGAAAAAAACCTCAACGCCGCCTTGCGGCAGGAGGCCGAACAACGCGCCGCATGGCCGAACATCTCCGGTATCGACAAGGCCAACGTCAACATCGACTATTCGTTCTCCGGTGATGCCCGCCTGAAGCCGCTGATGGTCTTCGATGACGGCAACAAGACCTTCTTCAAGTTCGACCGCCGGGTTCCCGCGATCTTCGCCGTCAACTCGGATTTCTCCGAAACGCTCCGGAATTTCCGCAGGGAGGGGGAGTACATCGTCGTCGATGGGACGGCGACCCAGTTCACCTTGCGCGACGGCGACCGGTGGATTTGCATCTTCAATCTCAGAAAGCCGGATTTCGCGGCACCCGACGCCACAATCCTCGGTCCGGTCGAAGATGACAAGGCAAAACGCCGACGTCGGAGCGGAAACTGA
- a CDS encoding virB8 family protein, translating into MAEKSESALRSYFQQGDIWEQEIIKRAKRTAGVAWFFSIVFAGIALLSLLAVVLMLPLKSFEPYVVTVDRTTGYIEVKSGLTRPANLTEQQAITQANVVRYIRAREGYDPYAITENFGIAALLSADEAARELQTLYSAANAQNPTKVYGRLKRVLVEIKSVTFPNASTAIVRFSTNERSDTESIVRHWISVVRFRYTDTPTRNEWRFENPLGFQVYSYRRDQETVTSGDAK; encoded by the coding sequence ATGGCCGAAAAATCCGAATCCGCGTTGCGGTCCTATTTCCAGCAAGGCGACATCTGGGAGCAGGAGATCATCAAGCGGGCGAAGCGTACAGCGGGCGTCGCCTGGTTCTTCTCGATTGTCTTTGCCGGGATTGCCCTGCTCAGCCTGCTCGCGGTGGTGCTGATGCTGCCTCTGAAGAGCTTCGAGCCCTATGTCGTCACCGTCGACCGGACCACGGGCTACATCGAGGTAAAGTCCGGCCTGACAAGGCCGGCAAATCTCACCGAGCAACAAGCGATCACGCAAGCCAATGTCGTGCGCTACATCCGTGCCCGCGAAGGCTACGATCCCTACGCCATCACCGAGAATTTTGGTATCGCGGCGCTGCTCTCCGCAGACGAGGCGGCCCGCGAGCTGCAGACCCTCTACAGCGCGGCCAACGCGCAGAACCCCACAAAGGTCTATGGCCGGCTGAAGCGGGTCCTCGTCGAGATCAAGTCCGTGACGTTCCCGAACGCCAGTACGGCGATCGTCAGGTTCTCCACCAACGAACGCAGCGACACAGAATCGATCGTCCGTCATTGGATATCGGTCGTACGTTTCCGCTACACGGACACGCCGACCCGCAACGAATGGCGCTTCGAGAACCCTCTTGGCTTCCAGGTCTATTCCTACCGCCGGGATCAGGAAACGGTCACGTCCGGAGATGCGAAATGA
- a CDS encoding type IV secretion system protein — protein sequence MDDFIGELLDRIDASGQNFSQSAYEALSQDLEPLLRLLFILTVLFYGVQLFLGTSRLSISEIIGRLVRVFVILILVGTWSNFNDLVYDWLTTVPEAAGRAILAASNTGVTEPTNGLSQIWKTANTAAAAFSEQAGYLSVLPALIGMIIMVFAGLFVAIALGILVLAKVVLWVLLGTAPIFIACFFFDATRSYAMGWLNQSLLYAIIPLFVYVIAAFLIAAMEPELTAIDSISGDRELKLSDFAAFIMLCLAGSFVLLQVQSLAQGIAGGLATPVGPRSRQLTTQGIFWSRAAIGTSARQTQAAVHRVQARLHSPRQDGAGASMQRAITSNGTPRQP from the coding sequence GTGGACGACTTCATTGGCGAACTGCTGGATCGGATCGACGCGTCGGGGCAGAATTTCTCTCAAAGCGCCTATGAGGCTCTGAGCCAGGACCTCGAGCCACTTCTTCGTCTGCTCTTCATTCTGACCGTCCTGTTCTACGGCGTACAGCTTTTCCTCGGCACCTCGCGCTTGAGCATCTCCGAGATCATCGGAAGGCTGGTGCGCGTCTTCGTCATCCTGATTCTCGTCGGCACCTGGTCGAACTTTAACGACCTTGTCTATGACTGGCTGACCACGGTCCCGGAGGCAGCCGGCCGCGCCATCCTGGCGGCATCAAACACTGGAGTGACCGAGCCCACGAATGGGCTGTCGCAGATCTGGAAGACGGCGAACACTGCCGCCGCGGCCTTCTCGGAGCAGGCCGGCTATCTGTCCGTGCTGCCGGCCTTGATCGGCATGATCATCATGGTGTTTGCGGGGTTGTTCGTCGCGATCGCGCTCGGCATTCTGGTGCTCGCCAAGGTCGTCCTGTGGGTATTGCTGGGCACCGCACCCATCTTCATCGCCTGCTTCTTCTTCGATGCGACGCGCAGCTATGCGATGGGGTGGCTCAACCAGTCGCTGCTCTACGCGATCATCCCGCTCTTCGTGTACGTGATCGCGGCGTTCCTGATCGCGGCGATGGAGCCCGAGTTGACCGCCATCGACAGCATCTCCGGCGATCGCGAGCTGAAGCTGAGCGATTTCGCTGCCTTCATCATGCTTTGTCTCGCCGGCAGTTTCGTTCTTCTGCAGGTGCAATCGCTCGCCCAGGGCATAGCTGGCGGCCTGGCGACACCGGTCGGGCCGCGTTCGCGGCAGCTGACAACGCAAGGGATTTTCTGGAGTCGCGCCGCCATTGGAACATCCGCCCGCCAGACGCAGGCGGCGGTCCATCGGGTCCAGGCCCGACTTCACTCACCACGACAGGACGGCGCGGGCGCCTCCATGCAGCGCGCGATCACGTCAAACGGAACCCCGAGGCAACCCTGA
- a CDS encoding type IV secretion system protein, with translation MKRSLAILGLVGAGIAPAAADIPVIDKTNYAVARDTAEKTGKILDTNKEILTTVEETLKVVTGDRGGDAGPLKDIAIGNGFSVSSMPSFDSILKGGIADFGSLDPKVVEAATLFINGLQLVRSLSGKDNSSLASDKSYEELMKTVMGVSALITGSQAAVETRRSALETAGGDIGKAEDIKGSIDQNTQLQVQTGLTLNEMIGVLNAGVQSLHAENQRKLTDMSNTKKALRYE, from the coding sequence ATGAAACGTTCCTTGGCAATCTTGGGCTTAGTTGGCGCAGGCATCGCGCCGGCGGCAGCTGACATCCCGGTCATCGACAAGACCAACTACGCGGTCGCGCGCGATACGGCAGAAAAGACCGGCAAGATTCTTGATACGAACAAGGAAATCCTCACGACGGTCGAGGAGACCCTGAAGGTCGTCACCGGTGACCGCGGCGGCGACGCTGGTCCTCTCAAAGATATCGCGATCGGCAATGGCTTTAGCGTCTCCTCCATGCCGTCCTTCGACAGCATCCTCAAGGGCGGGATCGCCGATTTCGGGTCGCTCGATCCCAAAGTAGTGGAAGCCGCGACGCTGTTCATCAACGGCTTGCAGCTCGTCCGTTCGCTCTCAGGCAAGGACAATAGCTCGTTGGCCAGCGACAAATCCTACGAGGAACTGATGAAAACGGTGATGGGCGTCTCGGCTCTGATCACCGGTTCTCAAGCTGCCGTCGAAACGCGCCGCTCGGCCCTCGAAACCGCCGGCGGCGACATCGGCAAGGCCGAGGACATCAAGGGCTCGATCGACCAGAACACGCAGCTTCAGGTCCAGACGGGACTTACGCTCAACGAGATGATCGGCGTGCTCAACGCCGGTGTGCAGTCGCTGCACGCCGAAAACCAGCGCAAGCTGACCGACATGTCGAACACCAAAAAGGCGTTGCGGTACGAATGA